One segment of Geitlerinema sp. PCC 9228 DNA contains the following:
- a CDS encoding TolC family protein, which produces MLNSREFMAVGISALMLLNLGSSRAAATPKDLSAPDTNTETSNPNLAQATGEDNSENQNNTMPASSGEPMPVPGPEPPEPTIEAPSPAPETPSNLESLYPNANPLQFPTQPEEVEVQEVRELTLQQARRLALRNNRDLQQARLQLEQSKFRLREALAAWLPNLDLNTSISRQDSAATELQNEVTSGAFQQQDITTSTWNAAIQLSYDVYTGGRRTGQIRASRKQLRRQELEVERQVEDILLEVTNAYYDVQQAEENVRIAEQAVKNARQSLRDAEALEEAGLGTRFEVLQSEVNLSNEVQNLTQARSDLRSSQRELSRLLSVPQSVTVTAVDDVDIAGLWNYSLEKSIVLALKNRAELEQQLLQREISEAQRQVALSNVRPQVSISADYNLLDEFDDGTGIADGNTVQATIQWRLYDGGAAVARARQEEKNREIAENRFANLRQQIRTQVEQAFFDLQANLQNIETARKGVEQAREALRLARLRFQAGVGTNTDVLDAETELTRSEGNLVRAILGYNRALAQLQRSLSNLDQQAISVPDAEE; this is translated from the coding sequence ATGCTAAATTCACGCGAATTCATGGCTGTGGGCATTAGTGCCTTGATGCTACTCAATCTGGGCTCCTCTCGTGCCGCCGCTACTCCCAAAGACCTCTCTGCCCCTGACACCAATACCGAAACCTCCAACCCCAACCTGGCGCAAGCTACCGGCGAAGACAATAGCGAAAACCAAAACAATACCATGCCCGCAAGCAGCGGCGAACCAATGCCAGTGCCCGGTCCGGAACCACCGGAACCCACCATAGAAGCGCCGTCACCTGCACCAGAAACCCCTAGTAACCTGGAGTCGCTCTATCCCAATGCCAATCCCCTGCAATTTCCCACCCAACCCGAGGAAGTGGAGGTACAGGAAGTCCGGGAACTCACCCTCCAACAAGCACGCCGGTTAGCCCTGCGCAACAATCGCGACTTGCAGCAGGCTAGATTGCAGCTAGAACAAAGCAAGTTTCGTTTGCGAGAAGCCCTAGCAGCTTGGTTGCCCAACCTCGACCTCAATACCAGCATCAGCCGCCAGGACTCAGCAGCTACGGAACTGCAAAACGAAGTCACCTCTGGTGCCTTTCAGCAGCAAGACATCACAACCAGCACCTGGAATGCCGCCATTCAGCTTTCCTACGATGTTTATACTGGGGGGCGGCGTACCGGGCAAATTCGTGCCAGTCGCAAGCAGTTGCGCCGGCAAGAGCTGGAAGTAGAACGACAAGTAGAAGATATCCTGCTGGAGGTCACCAACGCTTACTACGATGTCCAGCAAGCCGAAGAAAACGTACGGATTGCCGAACAAGCCGTCAAAAACGCCAGACAGAGTTTGCGCGATGCCGAAGCTTTGGAAGAGGCTGGATTGGGAACTCGGTTTGAAGTGCTGCAAAGTGAGGTCAATTTATCCAACGAAGTACAAAACTTAACCCAAGCCAGAAGTGACCTGCGCAGTTCCCAGCGAGAACTTTCCCGATTGCTCAGCGTGCCGCAGTCGGTGACGGTTACGGCTGTGGATGATGTAGATATTGCTGGTTTGTGGAATTATTCTCTAGAAAAAAGCATTGTTTTGGCGTTGAAAAACCGAGCCGAATTGGAACAGCAGTTGTTGCAGCGGGAAATTAGCGAAGCACAAAGACAGGTAGCTCTTTCCAACGTTCGCCCGCAGGTCAGCATTTCTGCCGATTACAACCTTTTGGATGAATTTGACGACGGTACGGGGATTGCTGATGGGAATACCGTACAAGCCACCATCCAATGGCGTCTCTACGATGGCGGAGCGGCGGTTGCTAGAGCCAGACAGGAGGAAAAGAACCGCGAAATCGCCGAAAATCGGTTTGCGAACCTGCGCCAGCAAATTCGCACTCAGGTAGAGCAAGCCTTTTTCGATTTGCAAGCCAACCTGCAAAATATTGAAACGGCGAGAAAAGGGGTAGAACAAGCGCGAGAAGCCCTACGCCTAGCACGGTTGCGCTTTCAAGCTGGTGTAGGAACCAATACGGATGTTCTCGATGCCGAAACCGAGCTGACGCGCTCGGAGGGGAATTTGGTGCGAGCCATTTTGGGGTACAATCGAGCTTTGGCTCAATTGCAGCGATCGCTATCCAATTTAGACCAACAAGCTATTAGCGTTCCCGACGCTGAGGAATAA
- a CDS encoding 2Fe-2S iron-sulfur cluster-binding protein encodes MPNINFSKENKEVVASEGANLRIKAMENGIDIYKVWGKMMNCGGYGQCGTCIVEVEEGMENLSERTEAEKRKLKNKPDSYRLSCQTLVYGPVKIKTKP; translated from the coding sequence ATGCCGAACATCAACTTTAGCAAAGAAAATAAAGAAGTTGTGGCCTCCGAAGGTGCCAATTTGCGTATAAAAGCCATGGAAAATGGTATCGATATCTACAAAGTTTGGGGCAAAATGATGAACTGCGGTGGTTACGGCCAGTGCGGGACCTGTATTGTGGAAGTTGAAGAAGGCATGGAAAATCTTTCCGAGCGCACGGAAGCCGAAAAACGGAAGTTAAAAAACAAGCCCGATAGCTATCGCCTCTCTTGCCAAACTTTGGTATACGGTCCTGTTAAGATTAAAACCAAACCGTAG
- the psbM gene encoding photosystem II reaction center protein PsbM, which produces MEVNDLGFVASVLFVLVPTVFLLILYIQTASRGEG; this is translated from the coding sequence ATGGAAGTTAACGATCTCGGTTTTGTAGCCAGCGTTCTCTTTGTACTCGTGCCAACCGTGTTTTTGTTAATCCTATACATTCAAACTGCTAGTCGTGGCGAAGGCTAA